A window from Streptomyces sp. NBC_00299 encodes these proteins:
- a CDS encoding cell division protein SepF: MGSVRKASAWLGLVDDNDDERYYDDDYSEGTEPGDAWVTDPRVKVATDVAEEKGRRIGTVTPDSFRDARAIGELFRDGVPVIMNLTAMEPADAKRVVDFAAGLIFGLRGSIDRVSNRVFLLTPADTEIISGEASAHRSDGFYNQS; this comes from the coding sequence ATGGGATCGGTGCGCAAGGCGAGTGCCTGGCTGGGCCTCGTTGACGACAACGATGACGAGCGTTACTACGACGACGACTACTCCGAAGGGACCGAGCCCGGGGATGCCTGGGTCACCGACCCGAGGGTCAAGGTGGCCACGGACGTCGCCGAGGAGAAGGGCCGCCGGATCGGCACGGTCACCCCGGACAGCTTCCGGGACGCCCGCGCCATCGGCGAGCTGTTCCGGGACGGGGTCCCGGTCATCATGAACCTCACGGCCATGGAGCCGGCCGACGCCAAGCGTGTCGTCGACTTCGCGGCGGGGCTCATCTTCGGTCTGCGCGGTTCGATCGACCGCGTGTCCAACCGCGTGTTCCTGCTGACTCCGGCCGACACGGAGATCATCAGCGGGGAGGCGTCGGCTCACCGTTCGGACGGCTTCTACAACCAGAGCTGA
- a CDS encoding S1 family peptidase — translation MRIERTTPRSGIARRTRLIAVSTGLVAAAAIAIPNATAAETPDTFSAAQLKSASGSVLKADIPGTAWAVDSKTNRVTVTVDSTVSQAEIAKIKEQAGTNADALTIKRTAGKFSKFIQGGDAIYASSWRCSLGFNVQDSSGNQYFLTAGHCTDGAGTWYSNSGRTTVIGSTAGSSFPGNDYGIVRYSGSVSRPGTANGVDITRAATPSVGTTVIRDGSTTGTHSGRVTALNATVNYGGGDIVSGLIQTTVCAEPGDSGGSLYGSNGTAYGLTSGGSGNCSSGGTTFFQPVTEALSAYGVSVY, via the coding sequence GTGAGGATCGAGCGCACCACCCCCCGCAGTGGCATTGCGAGACGGACCCGGCTGATCGCCGTATCCACCGGCCTCGTGGCTGCAGCCGCGATCGCGATCCCCAACGCGACCGCCGCGGAAACCCCCGACACCTTCAGCGCCGCCCAGCTCAAGAGCGCCAGCGGCTCCGTGCTGAAGGCCGACATCCCGGGCACCGCCTGGGCCGTCGACAGCAAGACCAACCGCGTCACGGTGACCGTGGACTCCACGGTCTCCCAGGCGGAGATCGCGAAGATCAAGGAGCAGGCCGGCACCAACGCCGACGCGCTCACGATCAAGCGCACCGCCGGCAAGTTCAGCAAGTTCATCCAGGGCGGCGACGCCATCTATGCGAGTAGCTGGCGCTGCTCGCTCGGCTTCAACGTCCAGGACAGCAGCGGCAACCAGTACTTCCTGACCGCCGGCCACTGCACCGACGGTGCGGGCACCTGGTACTCCAACTCCGGCCGCACCACGGTCATCGGCTCGACCGCCGGCTCCAGCTTCCCGGGCAACGACTACGGCATCGTGCGCTACTCCGGTTCCGTCAGCCGGCCCGGCACCGCGAACGGCGTGGACATTACCCGCGCGGCCACGCCCAGCGTGGGCACCACCGTCATCCGTGACGGCTCCACCACCGGTACGCACAGCGGCCGGGTCACCGCCCTGAACGCGACCGTCAACTACGGCGGCGGCGACATCGTCTCCGGTCTGATCCAGACCACCGTCTGCGCCGAGCCCGGCGACTCCGGCGGTTCGCTCTACGGCAGCAACGGCACCGCGTACGGTCTGACCTCCGGCGGCAGCGGCAACTGCAGCTCCGGCGGCACGACCTTCTTCCAGCCGGTGACCGAGGCCCTCAGCGCGTACGGCGTCAGCGTCTACTGA
- a CDS encoding DUF5685 family protein codes for MFGIVRPCRHRLGDQLTGQWMAHLCGLCLSLRGDHGQFARIVTNYDGLLISVLTEAQAEMDSGMRRTAGPCPLRGMRTASVAQGEGARLAAAVSLVLASAKVRDHVADGDGLLARRPLARAARRVATGWGAAGARSGSAVGFDTAVLVDAVDRQVGIEALAGPGTPILAVTEPTETATAAAFAHTAILAGRPGNAEPLAEAGRLFGRLAHLLDAVEDQAADAAAGAWNPLTATGTSLAEARRLADDAVHGVRLALREAEFSDAKLAHLLLVHELRRSVDRAFGTVPTCASHQPGPYGQPHQHGHGQGQGQGQGQGQGYGQGPGPYGAPQHPYGGQNPYAGGNPYAGGGGAPAGGGGAPGGGGGGFGGFGGGPAPQPRGRRGFWAGCGMFWLLCCTCKLCCAKEYEGPWSRKKREGCCRDCDCGDCCPCDGC; via the coding sequence GTGTTCGGAATCGTCAGGCCCTGTCGTCATCGGCTCGGAGACCAGCTCACCGGTCAATGGATGGCGCATTTGTGCGGGTTGTGCCTCTCGTTGCGTGGGGACCACGGTCAGTTCGCGCGGATCGTGACGAACTACGACGGGCTCCTTATCTCCGTTCTGACGGAGGCTCAAGCCGAAATGGACAGCGGAATGCGGCGTACGGCCGGACCGTGCCCGCTGCGTGGCATGCGCACCGCGTCCGTGGCACAGGGTGAGGGGGCCCGGCTCGCCGCCGCCGTCTCGCTGGTGCTCGCCTCGGCCAAGGTGCGTGACCATGTGGCCGACGGGGACGGGCTGCTGGCCCGCAGGCCGCTGGCGCGCGCCGCTCGCCGGGTGGCCACCGGGTGGGGTGCGGCGGGCGCGCGCAGCGGCTCGGCCGTCGGGTTCGACACCGCCGTACTGGTCGACGCCGTGGACCGGCAGGTCGGCATCGAGGCGCTCGCCGGGCCCGGGACGCCGATCCTCGCGGTCACCGAACCGACCGAGACGGCGACCGCCGCCGCCTTCGCCCACACCGCGATCCTGGCCGGACGGCCCGGCAACGCCGAACCGCTCGCCGAGGCCGGACGCCTCTTCGGACGGCTCGCGCATCTCCTGGACGCCGTGGAGGACCAGGCGGCCGACGCCGCGGCCGGTGCGTGGAACCCGCTGACGGCCACGGGGACCTCGCTCGCCGAGGCGCGGCGGCTCGCAGACGACGCCGTGCACGGGGTGCGGCTGGCGCTGCGCGAGGCCGAGTTCTCCGACGCCAAGCTCGCGCACCTGCTGCTCGTGCACGAGCTGCGGCGCTCGGTGGACCGGGCGTTCGGCACGGTGCCGACCTGCGCGTCCCATCAACCCGGGCCGTACGGCCAGCCGCATCAGCATGGCCATGGGCAGGGACAGGGACAGGGACAGGGACAGGGGCAGGGATACGGGCAGGGGCCCGGGCCGTACGGGGCACCGCAGCATCCGTACGGCGGGCAGAACCCGTACGCGGGCGGGAACCCGTACGCCGGTGGTGGGGGAGCGCCCGCCGGTGGTGGGGGAGCGCCCGGTGGCGGTGGTGGTGGCTTCGGCGGGTTCGGCGGTGGGCCGGCGCCCCAGCCGCGCGGGCGGCGTGGGTTCTGGGCCGGCTGCGGGATGTTCTGGCTGCTGTGTTGCACCTGCAAGCTGTGCTGTGCGAAGGAGTACGAGGGCCCGTGGTCCCGTAAGAAGCGCGAGGGCTGTTGCCGTGACTGCGACTGCGGGGACTGCTGCCCCTGCGACGGCTGCTAG
- a CDS encoding slipin family protein yields the protein MVEELVAAGVALAFAGVVYVAAAARVVKQYERGVVFRLGKLRPQVRGPGFTLIVPGIDRLRKVNMQIVTMPVPAQEGITRDNVTVRVDAVVYFKVTAPAEAVVRVEDYRFAVSQMAQTSLRSIIGKSELDDLLSNREKLNQGLELMIDSPAVEWGVTIDRVDIKDVSLPETMKRSMARQAEADRERRARVINADAELQASKKLAEAAHQMADAPAALQLRLLQTVMAVAAEKNSTLVLPIPVELLRFLEKGAQVSAEAAGAQRAPSVGPRAVQEELPPLEPRLDSDSEGSISRQE from the coding sequence ATGGTCGAGGAGCTGGTGGCGGCGGGAGTGGCGCTCGCGTTCGCCGGTGTGGTCTATGTGGCGGCGGCCGCGCGGGTCGTCAAGCAGTACGAACGGGGCGTGGTCTTCCGCCTCGGGAAGCTCCGGCCCCAAGTGCGCGGTCCCGGCTTCACGTTGATCGTTCCGGGCATCGACAGACTGCGCAAGGTGAACATGCAGATCGTGACGATGCCCGTGCCCGCGCAGGAGGGCATCACGCGGGACAACGTCACCGTGCGGGTCGACGCCGTCGTCTACTTCAAGGTGACCGCGCCGGCCGAGGCGGTCGTACGGGTGGAGGACTACCGGTTCGCGGTCTCGCAGATGGCGCAGACGTCGCTGCGGTCGATCATCGGCAAGAGCGAGCTGGACGATCTGCTGTCCAACCGCGAAAAGCTCAACCAGGGGCTGGAGTTGATGATCGACAGTCCGGCGGTGGAGTGGGGCGTGACGATCGACCGGGTGGACATCAAGGATGTGTCGCTGCCCGAGACCATGAAGCGGTCGATGGCCCGGCAGGCGGAGGCCGACCGGGAGCGGCGGGCGCGGGTGATCAACGCCGACGCGGAGCTCCAGGCCTCCAAGAAGCTGGCGGAGGCGGCACATCAGATGGCCGATGCGCCTGCGGCCCTTCAGCTTCGGCTGCTGCAGACGGTGATGGCGGTGGCGGCCGAGAAGAACTCCACGCTGGTTCTTCCGATTCCGGTGGAGTTGTTGCGGTTTCTGGAGAAGGGGGCGCAGGTGTCCGCGGAGGCCGCCGGTGCGCAGCGGGCGCCGTCCGTCGGGCCGCGGGCCGTGCAGGAGGAACTTCCGCCTCTCGAACCACGCTTGGACTCGGACTCCGAAGGGTCGATTTCGAGACAGGAGTAG
- a CDS encoding helix-turn-helix transcriptional regulator, giving the protein MLETSARLLRLLSLLQAHREWSGADLADRLGVTPRTIRRDVDRLRELGYPVNASPGTGGGYQLGAGAELPPLLLDDDEAVAVAVGLRTAAGQGIEGIGETSVRALAKLEQVLPNRLRRRVGALNAFTVPMLRGPQPSAVDPAVLTELANLCRDAERLRFEYRDHGGAPTRRTVEPHRLVCSERRWYLVAWDLDREDWRTFRVDRITPRPPHGPRFTPRTPPAEDLAAYVSQGVSTRAYASHAVVRLLVPLEEAAASISPTTGQLEADGPDSCLLRTGAGSLDVMVIHVMLLGFEFEVVEPDELVEAIRTAHGRLARSLARAAEPPTRAQGGAGRTPGTRSGSSAAR; this is encoded by the coding sequence ATGTTGGAGACCTCGGCAAGACTCCTGCGGCTGCTCTCCCTGCTCCAGGCCCACCGCGAGTGGTCCGGCGCCGACCTGGCCGACCGCCTCGGCGTCACCCCGCGCACCATCCGCCGGGACGTCGACCGGCTGCGCGAGCTGGGCTACCCGGTCAACGCCAGCCCCGGCACCGGCGGCGGCTACCAGCTCGGCGCCGGTGCCGAGCTGCCGCCCCTGCTGCTGGACGACGACGAGGCGGTCGCCGTGGCCGTAGGGCTGCGCACGGCCGCGGGCCAGGGAATCGAGGGCATCGGCGAGACCTCGGTGCGGGCCCTCGCCAAGCTGGAGCAGGTCCTGCCGAACCGGCTGCGCCGCCGCGTGGGCGCCCTGAACGCCTTCACCGTGCCGATGCTGCGCGGCCCCCAGCCGTCCGCCGTCGACCCGGCCGTACTGACGGAACTCGCCAACCTCTGCCGGGACGCCGAACGCCTGCGCTTCGAGTACCGCGACCACGGCGGCGCCCCCACCCGCCGTACCGTCGAGCCGCACCGCCTGGTGTGCAGCGAACGGCGCTGGTACCTGGTCGCCTGGGACCTCGACCGCGAGGACTGGCGTACGTTCCGCGTCGACCGCATCACCCCCAGGCCGCCGCACGGCCCGCGCTTCACCCCGCGCACCCCGCCTGCCGAGGACCTCGCCGCGTACGTCTCGCAGGGCGTCTCCACGCGCGCGTACGCCTCGCACGCCGTCGTCCGGCTGCTGGTGCCCCTGGAGGAGGCCGCCGCGAGCATCTCGCCCACCACGGGTCAGCTGGAGGCGGACGGTCCCGACAGCTGCCTCCTGCGCACCGGCGCCGGAAGCCTCGACGTGATGGTGATCCATGTGATGCTGCTGGGCTTCGAGTTCGAGGTCGTGGAGCCGGACGAGCTCGTCGAGGCGATCAGGACGGCTCACGGCCGGCTTGCTCGCTCTTTGGCTCGGGCTGCGGAGCCTCCAACGCGTGCTCAGGGTGGTGCAGGTCGAACGCCGGGGACTCGGAGCGGATCTTCGGCAGCGCGTTGA
- a CDS encoding MFS transporter yields the protein MSGTTTAAAALRRRAAGAGANRWVVLVVLCVSLLLVAVDATVLHVAVPAVTEDLRPGAIELLWIVDIYPLVCASLLILFGTLGDRVGRRRVLLLGYTLFGLASGLAALAHDPQVLILARALLGVGGAMIMPATLSILRQVFPDRRERALAIGIWSAVAAVGAAVGPLLGGFLLEHFWWGSVFLVNIPLMLISLPVGRLLLPESKGDHKGPWDVVGALLAAAGLFGMVLGVKRLGGGEPVGSLFTVVPLVVGVVLLVLFVRRQRRRAYPLVDLAMFARPAFSTSVGCIVLAMLALVGLELIAAQYLQLVLGLSPLETGLRLLPLTFAAMAAGLAGARMLRRFGPRRMVCAGFCVTAVAVLLLTAMGGEDNPGLLLFGFVLLGFGLETTLFGAYESMLSEAPQEQAGGAAAIGETSYQLGAGIGIALLGSVMNAAYAPGLTAVPGVPASASTAASHSLGEAYEVAAQLGGSAGVSLRHAAQNAFVHGLHVTLLVSAGLLLLGAVMALRLPRVMQCDAPTVELPKPREVAESRVSA from the coding sequence ATGTCCGGGACGACCACGGCTGCCGCTGCGCTGCGCCGTCGGGCGGCCGGGGCCGGTGCCAACCGCTGGGTCGTCCTCGTCGTCCTCTGTGTCAGCCTGCTGCTCGTCGCGGTCGACGCGACCGTGCTGCACGTGGCGGTGCCCGCTGTCACCGAGGACCTCCGGCCCGGCGCGATAGAGCTGCTCTGGATCGTCGACATCTATCCGCTGGTCTGCGCCTCGCTGCTGATCCTCTTCGGCACACTCGGTGACCGGGTGGGCCGCAGACGGGTCCTGCTGCTGGGGTACACCCTCTTCGGCCTGGCCTCCGGCCTCGCGGCCCTCGCGCACGACCCACAGGTACTGATCCTGGCCCGCGCCCTGCTCGGCGTCGGCGGCGCGATGATCATGCCCGCGACCCTTTCGATCCTGCGCCAGGTCTTCCCCGACCGGCGTGAGCGGGCCCTCGCCATCGGCATCTGGAGCGCCGTCGCCGCCGTCGGCGCGGCGGTCGGACCGCTGCTCGGCGGCTTCCTCCTGGAGCACTTCTGGTGGGGCTCGGTCTTCCTCGTCAACATCCCGCTGATGCTGATCAGCCTTCCGGTGGGACGCCTGCTGCTGCCCGAGTCCAAGGGCGACCACAAGGGTCCCTGGGACGTGGTCGGCGCGCTGCTCGCGGCAGCCGGGCTGTTCGGCATGGTGCTGGGCGTCAAGCGGCTCGGCGGCGGAGAACCGGTGGGCAGCCTGTTCACCGTGGTGCCGCTGGTGGTCGGTGTCGTCCTGCTGGTCCTCTTCGTACGACGGCAGCGACGGCGGGCGTATCCCCTGGTCGACCTCGCGATGTTCGCGCGGCCCGCCTTCAGTACGTCGGTCGGGTGCATCGTGCTGGCCATGCTCGCCCTCGTGGGGCTCGAGCTGATCGCGGCGCAGTACCTGCAGTTGGTGCTGGGCCTGTCACCACTGGAGACAGGGCTGCGACTGCTGCCGCTGACGTTCGCCGCCATGGCGGCCGGGCTGGCCGGCGCGCGGATGCTGCGGCGGTTCGGGCCACGGCGCATGGTGTGCGCCGGATTCTGTGTGACGGCCGTCGCGGTCCTGCTGCTCACGGCGATGGGCGGCGAGGACAACCCGGGCCTGCTGCTGTTCGGCTTCGTACTGCTGGGCTTCGGGCTGGAGACGACGCTCTTCGGGGCGTACGAGTCGATGCTGAGCGAGGCCCCGCAGGAGCAGGCCGGCGGGGCGGCTGCGATCGGCGAGACGTCGTACCAGCTGGGCGCCGGCATCGGTATCGCGCTGCTCGGCAGCGTCATGAACGCGGCGTACGCCCCCGGACTGACGGCCGTGCCGGGTGTTCCGGCGTCGGCCTCCACCGCCGCTTCGCACTCGCTGGGTGAGGCGTACGAGGTCGCTGCCCAGCTGGGCGGGTCCGCGGGGGTTTCCCTGCGTCATGCCGCACAGAACGCCTTCGTGCACGGGCTGCATGTGACCCTGCTCGTGAGTGCGGGGCTGTTGCTGCTGGGTGCGGTGATGGCGTTGCGGTTGCCGCGGGTCATGCAGTGCGATGCGCCGACCGTGGAGCTGCCCAAGCCGAGGGAAGTCGCGGAGTCCCGCGTCTCCGCCTGA
- a CDS encoding DUF1684 domain-containing protein, with protein sequence MTSDSIDAWQQWHEQRAAWVSAPYGPLALTGTHWLEDYPERRLPDIPGAWAADGDEVVLTAAEADGLTLAGRPFEGAVRLVADPEPASGARVAYGERKLVVLRRDGAWGVRDFDPASEARRAFRGIEATPYDPRWSAQGYFTPYGEDRTVRVDNVDGRRRGLGLGGKLAFALDGQEFTLQVTVEGDGSLWAVFADATSGDSSYRFRFLRPAAPDADGRTTVDFNRALLPPCAFADHFVCPFPPPGNTLAVAIPAGERTLR encoded by the coding sequence ATGACCTCCGACTCGATCGACGCCTGGCAGCAGTGGCACGAGCAGCGCGCCGCGTGGGTTTCGGCGCCCTACGGGCCGCTGGCGCTGACCGGGACGCACTGGCTGGAGGACTATCCGGAGAGGCGACTTCCGGACATCCCCGGGGCGTGGGCCGCCGACGGTGACGAGGTCGTCCTCACGGCGGCGGAGGCGGACGGGCTGACCTTGGCCGGGCGGCCATTCGAGGGTGCGGTCAGGCTGGTGGCCGATCCGGAGCCCGCGAGCGGGGCGCGCGTGGCGTACGGGGAGCGCAAGCTGGTCGTGTTGAGGCGCGACGGGGCGTGGGGCGTACGCGACTTCGACCCCGCTTCCGAGGCGCGCCGGGCGTTCCGGGGCATCGAGGCCACGCCGTACGATCCGCGCTGGTCGGCGCAGGGGTACTTCACGCCGTACGGCGAGGACCGGACCGTGCGGGTCGACAACGTCGACGGGCGCCGGCGCGGTCTCGGGCTCGGCGGAAAACTGGCGTTCGCCCTGGACGGGCAGGAGTTCACGCTTCAGGTCACCGTCGAGGGCGACGGTTCGCTGTGGGCCGTCTTCGCCGACGCGACCAGCGGCGACAGCAGTTACCGCTTCCGGTTCCTGCGGCCCGCCGCGCCCGACGCCGACGGCCGGACGACGGTCGATTTCAACCGTGCCCTGCTGCCGCCGTGCGCCTTCGCCGACCATTTCGTGTGCCCCTTCCCGCCACCGGGGAACACCCTCGCAGTCGCGATCCCGGCGGGGGAGCGCACCCTGCGCTGA
- a CDS encoding phosphatase PAP2 family protein: MCTERKLTRLDRVFARLDREPERPAHIDVPRMTRHRVVLFTSTLAFYVAIVWAIIITSWLVRLDWQVMFFRPYQQWAEIHAFVDYYVVLGQRGPTAVMVAAWLGWRSWRQHTLRPLLALGVSLLLLNVTVGAAKLGMGRLGPHYATTVGSNEMWLGGDIFPSGHTANAVVTWGILAYLASTPRARRWLSALSAVTSLGVGLSTVYLGTHWLSDVLLGWAAGLLILLALPWFEPLIARSESWIFDLRDRWRERRAGTVSVPTAPVEAPVLLKTHPVAVDDEAAAREAASPARSPRTTVHPPAYLAPGPHTARGERTPVTPAGSRRPPHTERSTPRPAHPARPLTGG; the protein is encoded by the coding sequence GTGTGTACCGAACGAAAGCTGACCCGTCTGGACCGGGTCTTCGCCAGGCTGGACCGGGAGCCCGAACGCCCGGCCCACATCGATGTGCCGCGGATGACGCGGCACAGGGTCGTGCTGTTCACCTCGACCCTGGCCTTCTACGTGGCCATCGTGTGGGCCATCATCATCACCTCGTGGCTGGTCCGGCTCGACTGGCAGGTCATGTTCTTCCGCCCGTACCAGCAGTGGGCCGAGATCCACGCCTTCGTCGACTACTACGTGGTGCTCGGCCAGCGCGGCCCCACCGCCGTGATGGTCGCGGCATGGCTGGGCTGGCGTTCCTGGCGGCAGCACACGCTGCGCCCGCTGCTCGCGCTCGGCGTCTCCCTGCTGCTGCTGAACGTCACGGTGGGTGCCGCCAAGCTCGGCATGGGCCGCCTCGGACCGCACTACGCGACGACCGTCGGCTCCAACGAGATGTGGCTCGGCGGCGATATATTTCCCAGCGGCCACACCGCCAACGCCGTGGTGACCTGGGGAATCCTGGCCTATCTGGCCTCGACCCCGAGAGCGCGCCGCTGGCTGTCTGCCCTGTCGGCGGTGACCTCACTGGGCGTCGGCCTGTCCACCGTGTATCTCGGTACGCACTGGCTGAGCGATGTGCTGCTCGGCTGGGCCGCCGGCCTGCTGATCCTGCTCGCCCTGCCGTGGTTCGAGCCGCTGATCGCCCGGTCCGAGTCCTGGATCTTCGACCTGCGTGACCGCTGGCGCGAGCGCCGGGCCGGCACGGTGTCGGTGCCGACCGCCCCGGTCGAGGCTCCGGTGCTGCTCAAGACGCACCCCGTGGCCGTCGACGACGAGGCCGCGGCACGCGAGGCGGCCTCCCCCGCCCGCTCGCCCCGCACGACCGTGCACCCGCCCGCCTACCTGGCCCCCGGCCCGCACACGGCGCGTGGGGAGCGCACACCGGTCACCCCGGCCGGCAGCCGCCGCCCGCCGCACACGGAGCGCAGCACCCCCCGCCCCGCCCATCCGGCCCGCCCCCTCACGGGCGGCTGA
- a CDS encoding acyl-CoA dehydrogenase family protein, translated as MSASSKLPPFDPVDPLGIDDLLEPEDLAIRGTVRQWAADRVLPYVADWYEKGELPEIRELARELGEIGALGMSLSGYGCAGASAVQYGLACLELEAADSGIRSLVSVQGSLAMYAIHRFGSEEQKQQWLPRMASGEVIGCFGLTEPDHGSDPASMRTYAKRDGSDWLLTGRKMWITNGSVSGVAVVWAQTDEGIRGFVVPTDSAGFSAPEIKHKLSLRASVTSELVMDDVRLPADAVLPEVVGLKGPLSCLSHARYGIVWGAMGAARSCFEAAVDYSKSREQFGRPIGGFQLTQAKLADMALELHKGILLAHHLGRRMDAGRLRPEQVSFGKLNNVREAIDICRTSRTILGANGISLEYPVMRHATNLESVLTYEGTVEMHQLVLGKALTGLDAFR; from the coding sequence ATGTCCGCGTCCTCGAAGTTGCCCCCGTTCGACCCTGTCGACCCCCTCGGCATCGACGACCTCCTGGAGCCCGAGGATCTGGCGATTCGCGGCACCGTGCGGCAGTGGGCCGCGGACCGGGTGCTGCCGTACGTCGCCGACTGGTACGAGAAGGGCGAGCTGCCGGAGATTCGTGAGCTCGCCCGGGAGCTCGGGGAGATCGGTGCGCTCGGGATGTCCCTGAGCGGCTACGGGTGCGCCGGGGCCTCCGCCGTGCAGTACGGGCTCGCCTGTCTGGAGCTGGAGGCCGCCGACTCCGGGATCCGGTCCCTGGTCTCCGTGCAGGGGTCCCTCGCCATGTACGCCATCCACCGGTTCGGCAGCGAGGAGCAGAAGCAGCAGTGGCTGCCTCGCATGGCCTCCGGCGAGGTCATCGGGTGCTTCGGGCTGACCGAGCCGGACCACGGGTCCGACCCGGCGTCCATGCGCACCTACGCCAAGCGTGACGGGTCCGACTGGCTGCTCACCGGGCGGAAGATGTGGATCACCAACGGGTCCGTCTCCGGCGTCGCCGTCGTGTGGGCGCAGACCGACGAGGGGATCCGCGGGTTCGTCGTGCCGACCGACAGCGCCGGGTTCTCCGCTCCGGAGATCAAGCACAAGTTGTCGCTGCGGGCCTCGGTCACCAGTGAGCTGGTCATGGACGACGTACGGCTGCCCGCCGATGCCGTGCTGCCCGAGGTCGTCGGGCTGAAGGGGCCGCTCAGCTGTCTCTCGCACGCCCGGTACGGGATCGTGTGGGGGGCCATGGGTGCGGCGCGGTCCTGTTTCGAGGCTGCTGTCGACTACTCGAAGTCGCGGGAGCAGTTCGGCCGGCCGATCGGGGGCTTCCAGCTCACCCAGGCCAAGCTCGCCGACATGGCGCTCGAACTGCACAAGGGGATTCTGCTCGCCCATCATCTGGGGCGGCGCATGGACGCCGGCCGCCTGCGTCCCGAACAGGTCAGCTTCGGCAAGCTCAACAACGTCCGCGAGGCCATCGACATCTGCCGTACGTCACGGACGATCCTCGGTGCCAACGGGATCTCGCTCGAGTACCCCGTGATGCGGCACGCGACCAACCTCGAATCGGTGCTCACCTATGAGGGCACCGTCGAGATGCACCAGCTCGTGCTGGGCAAGGCTCTCACCGGGCTCGACGCCTTCCGCTGA
- a CDS encoding I78 family peptidase inhibitor, which translates to MAPIPKPPAEPQDSPDTYVGLDVDRAERLARDRGWSTVRSLPPGAIITMEYRSGRMNFEVKDGQVARAWKG; encoded by the coding sequence ATGGCACCCATTCCGAAACCCCCTGCCGAACCACAGGACAGCCCGGACACTTATGTCGGCCTCGACGTCGACCGGGCCGAGCGACTGGCCCGTGACCGAGGGTGGTCGACGGTGCGTTCGCTGCCGCCGGGGGCGATCATCACCATGGAGTACCGGAGTGGCCGGATGAACTTCGAGGTGAAGGACGGCCAGGTGGCTCGGGCCTGGAAGGGCTGA
- a CDS encoding ABC transporter substrate-binding protein, whose amino-acid sequence MGRRSRGAEAAIAVMVLALSTACGSRLPESDFEHRDRGGPTTPAGDRTPIRVGIIAGVTSPVGGSAFTGPRDGAKAYFDRLNARGGIDGRRVEVRECDDGGSGVGNNECVHKLVDEEKVVALVATTALDYAGASRVSRARVPDIGGQPIGTAYDTYPHLYGIYGSLAPRDGTTGWDGKQYGGTEVYRYFKREHGARTAAVVSYNQSASAAYARLVERGLRAEGYKVVTEQVDFALPNFRAVAADLKEQGADLVFDAIDTHGNAQLCKAMDDVGAEVTAKVTNVQNWTSTVAEDHKDSPRCRNALWATGSSRNHEDTGQAAVREFRDATKGLKTHSQWQLEGWAAAMWFTDAAKSCAGQGVTRACVDDFMNRSQGYTADGLLIPVRFERLAEPPKTRRSCLSVARWKDGRGWVAQGDMNHTCFDVPQLSYRP is encoded by the coding sequence ATGGGTCGCCGATCCCGGGGTGCTGAGGCGGCGATCGCCGTGATGGTGCTGGCTCTGAGTACGGCGTGCGGCAGCCGGCTGCCGGAGAGCGACTTCGAGCACCGCGACCGGGGCGGCCCCACGACACCCGCGGGCGACCGTACCCCGATCCGGGTCGGCATCATCGCCGGCGTCACCAGCCCGGTCGGCGGCAGCGCCTTCACCGGCCCGCGCGACGGTGCCAAGGCGTACTTCGACCGCCTCAACGCACGCGGCGGCATCGACGGCCGCCGCGTCGAGGTGCGCGAGTGCGACGACGGCGGCAGCGGTGTCGGCAACAACGAGTGCGTGCACAAGCTCGTCGACGAGGAGAAGGTCGTCGCCCTGGTCGCCACCACCGCCCTGGACTACGCGGGCGCGTCCCGCGTCTCACGCGCACGCGTGCCCGACATCGGCGGCCAGCCCATCGGAACCGCCTACGACACCTACCCGCACCTGTACGGCATCTACGGCAGCCTCGCGCCCCGCGACGGCACCACCGGCTGGGACGGCAAGCAGTACGGCGGCACCGAGGTCTACCGCTACTTCAAGCGCGAGCACGGCGCCCGTACGGCCGCCGTCGTCTCGTACAACCAGTCCGCGTCCGCCGCCTACGCCCGGCTCGTCGAGCGGGGGCTGAGGGCCGAGGGCTACAAGGTCGTCACCGAGCAGGTCGACTTCGCGCTGCCCAACTTCCGCGCGGTGGCGGCCGATCTGAAGGAGCAGGGCGCCGACCTCGTCTTCGACGCCATCGACACCCACGGCAACGCCCAGCTGTGCAAGGCGATGGACGACGTCGGCGCCGAGGTCACCGCCAAGGTGACGAACGTCCAGAACTGGACGTCCACCGTCGCCGAGGACCACAAGGACTCCCCGCGCTGCCGCAACGCCCTGTGGGCGACCGGATCGTCCCGCAACCACGAGGACACCGGCCAGGCCGCCGTACGGGAGTTCCGGGACGCGACCAAGGGGCTCAAGACGCACTCCCAGTGGCAGCTGGAGGGCTGGGCGGCGGCCATGTGGTTCACGGACGCCGCCAAGTCGTGCGCCGGGCAGGGAGTCACGCGTGCGTGCGTCGACGACTTCATGAACCGCAGCCAGGGATACACCGCCGACGGCCTGCTGATCCCGGTCCGGTTCGAGCGGCTGGCCGAGCCGCCGAAGACCCGCCGGAGCTGTCTGTCGGTGGCCCGCTGGAAGGACGGCCGGGGCTGGGTCGCCCAAGGAGACATGAACCACACGTGCTTCGACGTCCCGCAGCTGTCGTACCGGCCGTGA